One genomic window of Quercus lobata isolate SW786 chromosome 9, ValleyOak3.0 Primary Assembly, whole genome shotgun sequence includes the following:
- the LOC115959079 gene encoding chloride conductance regulatory protein ICln, with translation MVLGLREFTERVGDGAGEPVLDSDNGEELMHVQHSVAIVLGNRLPVSPGTLYISTKQVVWLSDVDKTKGYAVDFLSLSLHAVSRDPEAYPSPCIYTQIETEADEDESEGSDSESSDTLDLSKITEMRLIPSDPSQLDTLFDIFCECAELNPEPIDGEEEEHNWIFSADQMVDEVAEEGDHFSQDPTNSIGHSNGDHDLARTVLELQINDQRFEDADEMDDDHERGHH, from the exons ATGGTGTTAGGGTTAAGAGAATTCACAGAGAGAGTCGGAGACGGTGCCGGAGAACCCGTTCTGGACTCCGATAACGGCGAGGAGCTCATGCACGTACAGCACTCTGTCGCCATCGTTCTCGGGAATCGCCTTCCTGTTTCCCCTGGCACTCTCTACATCTCCACcaa GCAAGTTGTGTGGTTGAGTGATGTGGATAAGACCAAAGGTTATGCAGTTGATTTCTTGTCTCTGTCGTTGCATGCGGTTTCAAGGGACCCTGAGGCCTATCCCTCTCCTTGCATATATACTCAG ATTGAAACGGAAGCTGATGAAGACGAGTCTGAGGGCTCAGATTCAGAAAGTAGCGATACCTTGGATTTATCCAAGATCACAGAGATGAGGCTCATTCCATCAGATCCAAGCCAAT TGGATACTCTGTTTGATATATTCTGTGAATGTGCTGAGCTCAATCCTGAACCAATTGATG GAGAAGAAGAGGAGCACAATTGGATTTTTAGTGCTGATCAAATGGTAGATGAAGTAGCAG AGGAAGGCGATCATTTCTCTCAAGATCCAACCAACTCAATTGGTCATTCAAATGGGGATCATGACCTAGCTCGTACGGTGCTTGAG CTTCAAATCAACGATCAACGATTTGAGGATGCTGATGAGATGGATGATGACCATGAAAGGGGCCATCATTGA